A window of Nicotiana sylvestris chromosome 8, ASM39365v2, whole genome shotgun sequence genomic DNA:
TACCCATCgaggaaacaatagaaagcacgACCGGCCAACCTATCAAGCATCTGATCAAGGAAGGGGAGTGTAAAATGATCTTTTCTTGTAACTTTGTTGAGCttgtgataatcaatacacaccCTCCATCCGCTTactgttcttgtaggaatcaactcgttcttgtcattggtaaccacagtcatgccccctttctttgggacacattgcactggagaagtctatgaactatcagaaatggggtaaacaaccccggcatccaaccacatTATGATCTCCTTCTTGACCACCTCTTATATTGCTTCATTTAGCttcctttgatgttcaatagagGGTTTTTCACCCTCCTCcggaataatcttgtgcatgcaaaggTAGGGCTTATGCCCCGGATATCCGCCAATGTTTATCTGATTGATCTTTTCCTCCTTTGTAGCACCTCTAATGTGGACTCAACCTGCTGGTTAGtcaacaagaagaaagaataaccggtaaagtagaagaaTGGCCAACAAATTCATACCTGACATATGGAGGTAACCACTTTAACTCAGAAgtgggaggctcctcgattgagggctttgttggaggagtcttccgattttcaagatccaaggatagcTTGTGAggctcataagtgtacgaccccattccttgcaatGCATTCATACACTTCACATAGCCTTCTttctcctcatcatcatcaaggtTAAGCAAAATGACTTTCAAATTATCCTCAACATTCATTGTGGTACTAGCATCATTAATAATTACATCGTTCACAAAATCCATGAACGAACTAACTTTATTGCTATTaggttgcctcatagatttgcacataTGAAAGGCCAAATTTTCATTACCCACCCGAAAAATGAGCTCACAAGCTTCCACATCAATGAGAGCCTTCttcgtagcaaggaaaggtctacccagaataataggcacctcatagtccacttcacaatcaagaatcacaaagtcTTTCAGGAGGATGAACTTGTCAACacgaaccaacacatcatcaataatacccaatgccTTCTTCATTATAcgatccgccatttgcaacctcatggatGTGGGTGTTGGTTGCCCCAATCcccaaagttttgaacatcgaGTAGGGAATTAAGTCGATACATGCCCTAATATCACATAAAGCTTtggcaaagtcggcacttccaattgTACATGGGATTGTGAAAGCACCTGCATCTTCTAATTTTGGACCCATTGATTGTACAATAGCACTCACTTGATGTGTTATCTTGATAGTCTCACAATTCAtcgatcttttctttgtcactaaatccttcatgaactttgcatatcCTGGCATTTGCTCTAAAGCCTCAACCAATGGTACATTGATAGGAAAattcttcatcatgtcaataaactttttgaattggttctcaCTATTTTGCTTagcaagcctttgagggtatggaggagaaggccttggcattggtgccttagcctttggcactaCCGGTTTCGACATGTcaattacgtgttccctagacaggttcacTTATTCTTGTGTCTCATCCACATTTTCAATAATATCATTTCTCATTCCTTCATTAGCTTGAACCACATTGCTTGGAATTTCATCTTCTTGCACCACtacatcatcatccacaattcTTCTTTGATTTGCGGTAGTTGCTTCTCCCCCTTTTCCACTTCTTTTAGTCACGGACATAGCATGTCTtgtattattcccaccctttgggttcaccaccgtatcacgTGGTAGTGCCCCTTTAGGACGAGTATTCAAAGCTTGTGAAATTTGGCCCAATTGAACTTCCAAATTGTGAATATAAGTGTTGTGAAAGGCTAGTTGAGCATCAGAGTTGGCATTCTTCGCCATCATTTGTTTAAACAtgttttcaattctacccatctcATTGTTAGAAGagctcggaccttgagaaggatagGGAGGTAGACTGCTTGGTTGTTGAaacatcgggggcctttgaaaacccgacccccgattattattgttgttccaccctccttgattatGACCTCCCCAATAGCCTTGATTGTTGTagctccaattgccttggttatttgaccattccaatttccttgattgcctTGATTGTTCCAAATCCCTTGGTTGTTTGGattgttccaaccaccttgaTTGTCTGAatgccaatttccttgatttccttgtggtcgccattgttgttgacttgggccttgattgttgtttctttgcccttggaaGTTGTTTACATATTGTACTTCCTCCTCTTGCTCATTGCATTGTCCATCTTGATCAAATCCACTATCATTTTGCTCATAATTTTCAACTCGATTTTGCATTTGAGGACCCCTTTGCCTCCTCTTGTTAACCATAAAATTAACTCCCTCCATTACATTTACTTGCATCGGACCTTGCACTTGTTATAGTTGAGCTTTCGCCAATTGATTCATTGTGGTGGTCAACTCGGCAATttcttgcccatgatcatgtaactctttGTGGAGGTGAATCACATTTGGATCACCTTGGGGCATAttagctctactttgccatgccgatGAAGTGTCCACTATTTCATCTACGATATCAAAAGCGTCCTCATATGGCGTGTACATGAAATTCCCACCGTAAGTTGGTTGACCACGCATTGATTTATAATGTTGATCCCTCtatagaaagtttgttgaatcatcgCCTCAATCATGTCATTGTTGGGGCACTCTTTGACCATTGTTCGGTAACTTTCCCATATCTCGTCTAAAGACTCGTTGGGTTCTTGTTTGAAAGCTAAAATCTCATCCCTCAGAGTTGCCATATGCCTAGGAGAAAAGAAATTGGCAATAAATTTCTCGGCAATTCATTCCATGTATAGATAGAATGATTTGGCAACCTCTCCAACCAATCCAAGGCCTTCCCCCGAAGAGATAAAGGGAATAGCATCAACCGCAAAGCATTCTCTGAGACGTTGGTTTCTTTGCTCCCCCAGCAAGTGTCAACAAACCCTTTCAAGTGCTTATATGCATTTTGATTCGGAGCCCCGGTAAAGAATTCCCATTGTTCCAACAGTGTAAGAAtgacatttgtgatttgaaagttgcccgccctaatGTAGGGCGGGACTATGGCACTTGCGTATCCTTCATTCGGCAACACCCGGTGTGTCGCTACTCTTGGAGGAGGTGGGGGAGGAATGGGAACGTTGTCTTGAGGTGGGCAGCCTTATCTATTtccttgaggttcaagag
This region includes:
- the LOC138875947 gene encoding uncharacterized protein, which translates into the protein MSKPVVPKAKAPMPRPSPPYPQRLAKQNSENQFKKFIDMMKNFPINVPLVEALEQMPGYAKFMKDLVTKKRSMNCETIKITHQVSAIVQSMGPKLEDAGAFTIPCTIGSADFAKALCDIRACIDLIPYSMFKTLGIGATNTHIHEVANGGSYNEEVDYEVPIILGRPFLATKKALIDVEACELIFRVGNENLAFHMCKSMRQPNSNKVSSFMDFVNDVIINDASTTMNVEDNLKVILLNLDDDEEKEGYVKCMNALQGMGSYTYEPHKLSLDLENRKTPPTKPSIEEPPTSELKWLPPYVRCEETSLVLNWEKCHFMVEEGIVLGHKISKHGIKIDKDKIEFKLTTTPIITTPDWSLPFELMSDASDVAVGAVLGQRINKIFHPVYYASKIMNDAQVNYTVTKKELLAIVFAMEKFRPYLMGKKVNTVAASIQEFYLDIQDGNGSENQVADDLSRLEEEGRPHDGLEINDSFPDEQLLAISMTGMLWFADLANYLVSGIILNEFSSNQRKKLKRDCVDYYWDEPYLFRICTDGVIQKCVPKEEQVEILEACHSLPYGGHHGGARKATKVLSCRFYWSTFYKDASDLVKRCD